The sequence below is a genomic window from Lodderomyces elongisporus chromosome 2, complete sequence.
CAAACgtataaagaataaatatCTGAAATGTCTTTTCAATTGGAGTACAACAACTTAGGAGAATCTGGTTTGAAAATTGCTCCACTCATTGTTGGTTGCATGACCTTTGGATCCAAAAAATGGAATGATTGGGTtcttgaagatgaagaagagatCTTTGGAATTCTCAAGAAATGTTACGATGCAGGATTAAACACCTTTGATACCGCAGTTGTTTATTCCAATGGATTGTCAGAAATAATTTTGGGTAAGTTTCTCAAAAAATACGATATTCCAAGAGAAAATGTTGTGATTTTATCAAAGTGTTTCTTCTACACTAATACCAATGATGTGGGCTCCAATTCCCTCAAGACAGCAACACTAAATGAAGCCCAAGTTGTAAATTCTAGAGGTTTATCACGTAAACACATTTTAGATGCGGCAAAAGCATCGGTTGAGAGATTGGGTACTTATATGGATGTCTACCAAATCCATAGATATGATCCCACGACTCCAAATCACGAGATTATGCGCGCATTAAACGATGTGGTTGAAGCCGGATACACGAGATACATTGGAGCATCCTCCATGAGGGCCGTAGAGTTTGCGCAATTGCAGTTTGTTGCTGAGAAGCATGGATGGCACAAATTCATTAGCATGCAAAATTACTACAACTTGTTGTACAGAGAAGAGGAGCGGGAGATGATTCCATTTTGTAAGAATAATGATATCAGCAAAGTAGGCATTATCCCATGGAGTCCAATTGCTAGAGGAGTCCTTGCGCGACCAGTGGGAAAATTCTCGGACCTCAATAGTAGCAGAGTAAAGTCAGATCAAACCTTTGCTCGTGTGGGCTTGGATAAGCTATCAGATGTTGATATTGAGATTATCAAAAGAGTCGAAAAAATAGCTAGTGACCACCAGGAGTCAATGGCTGGAATTGCAACAGCTTGGTCATTGGCAAAAGGTTGTAATCCAATTGTTGGAGTCAACTCTCAAAAACGTGTTGATGATTTGCTTAGAGCCACACAAATTAAGCTAAGCGAAAAAGAGATTGAGTATTTAGAGGAATCCTACGTTCCTAAAGCATATGTTGCCTAAATATTGCTTTTGGTTACTATTCATTTGTAGATGTCTAGGAATGGAATTATaaattactattattatttgtaCTTTTTACAATCTTTATCAATTTAACAGACGTTATCTGTCTATAATTGGAAACACAGAATGTCTACATTCCACGTAATTGTATAAGCATATaatttaattaattaatatAATTACTTAACTTCGGAAATATTATGACGCgcaaacttttttttagcaTTAATTCGTATAAAACTCAAATCTAATTTTTGCATCTGCgagtcaaaaaaaattttatgaTACAATTTTGCTCAAATAAAAGTACTAGCCATTGAATGATTCCTTCTTTTATGGTTTAAAGTTCACTGACTAAAACTCTTTTAATTTCCCATTTATTTGGAATAAATTAGCACTATGTatgaaagacaaaaaaaaaaaaaaatcggACTAAAAATTGTAATGCAATTTATTGATAAGAAAATGGAGATCTAATTATAGCACATAAGCAAATTCGGCCGTTGACCCAAATAGGAAATCTCACTGTAttgacttttcttttgttgaagataaaacacttttttgccgaaattgattttgatcGATGCCGAAACTAGATGGCTCGTCAACCTATGtatcttgaaaaaaaaaacgaaattTGCCGAATATTTTGATGTTTGAATGTAATAGCAACTTTATgcatcatttttttaaacaattTATCCGAACCGAACTTTCCAAATTAGATACCATAAAGTATTGTCGGGAAAAGTGCTAAAGGATTAGAATTATTTAACAAAATTGATCACCTTATACGACTGAAGGATGCCAAAAGTATAAAGAGGACTGCCAATGGATCTAtttcaaatatatatttgttgtttattttattctcAACCCCTGCTTCTTTCCTCCCCCCACCCccaataaaaaatatttctTATTAGACTACACACTAGTTATGTCGGTTCAACTTGAGTATAGTAATCTTGGAGAGTCAGGATTAAAGGTAGCACCAATTATTATCGGATGCATGACCTTTGGATCCAAGAAGTGGTATGATTGGGTTAttgaagacgaagaagagaTCTTTGGAATTCTCAAGAAATGTTACGATGCAGGATTAAACACCTTTGATACCGCAGATGTTTATTCCAATGGGTTGTCAGAAATAATTTTGGGTAAGTTTCTCAAAAAATACGATATTCCAAGAGAAAATGTTGTGATTTTATCAAAGTGCTTTTTTCCCGTTAGTAAGGACGATATTGGTTCAAAATCTTTCACAAATCCTTCATCAAAAGGTCCAGAGTATGCCAACTCAATTGGTTTATCACGTAAACACATTTTAGACGCGGCAAAAGCATCGGTTGAGAGATTGGGTACTTATATGGATGTCTACCAAATCCATAGATATGATCCCACGACTCCAAACCACGAGATTATGCGCGCATTAAACGATGTGGTTGAAGCCGGATACACGAGATACATTGGAGCATCCTCCATGAGGGCCGTAGAGTTTGCACAATTGCAGTTTGTTGCTGAGAAGCATGGATGGCACAAGTTCATTAGCATGCAAAACTACTACAACTTGTTGTACAGAGAAGAGGAGCGGGAGATGATTCCATTTTGTAAGAATAATGATATCAGCAAAGTAGGCATTATCCCATGGAGTCCAATTGCTAGAGGAGTCCTTGCACGACCAGTGGGAAAACCTTCGGAATCACATGGCAACCGCCTGAACAATGATAACTATATTAGTGGTTTAGGTTTGAACAAGTTATCCGATGCTGATGTAGAAATCGTCAACAGGGTCGAGAAACTTGCTAATAAGCACCACAAGTCAATGGCAGGAATTGCAACGGCTTGGTCATTGGCGAAAGGATGTAATCCAATTGTTGGAGTCAACTCTCAAAAACGTGTTGAAGACTTGGTAACTGCTACTCAGATCAAACTCACTGAGGAAGAAATCGCTTATTTAGATGAGCCATACGTTGTTAAAGCCGTACAGTCATAATCTAATGTTGCGAGtaaaattataaaagaCTTTGTCCATAGAACAGTTAAAATTGTAGTGTTAGAATAATACAAATTCATTTCAACATCCTCGTATGCTTATGTTTTCATATCTCTATATCACTTATTTCATCTTTCTAACTTTTCaatgctttctttttcaatcttttttttttttaaaaaaaataacgaTAACCCTGCATTGGCTGAACAGTGAAACCTTTTTGTAATTATAATTTGTCGCGCGTCTTTTCTATATTTTCTTATCCGTGATAAATTTAAtgcttttttatttttttatatagtTTTCTTTGGCGTCTACcaatttgtcttttgtaCGTGTAATTTACTCGGTCGGCTTTTGTCTCTgtgttttttaatttcttttgtgtGGATGCTTTTACCACATTTGATTTCCCAGCCGTTTGATGCCAGACCATAAACAACAGCAGATGAAGGATTCGCTAAAGCGCCATAACAGGCccaaaatgaagaagaagcatgATTCTGTTGAAAATAATTCAAATGATTCCAATTCAAATATAGAACATAGACCATTCTCCAAAGATGACATTGGGTTTGAAAATGACTTAACTTACTTATTGACACACGAAGAAGTTCAAACGCCAGAGCCAGAAGTATATCTACCTACTGATAAATTCAAAGAAATCAAGATTGAAgtggaaaaaaattcatCCATCACTGAAAAGGGGAGAGAAACTATAGGTAACAACggtaagaaaaagaatggaaaacATGGGAGACGTAATATCGGAGAAACAAATTTTACGGTTTCGGATGTTATACTGGATATGATTGATCTAAATTTCTCTAGCGATAACGAGGAGGAAGTCTATGTTGTTGAAGTGGCTTCTGATAAGtctacaaagaaaaagaacaaggacaaacaaaaggaaaagaaaaccaagAATGCCAAGAATGTCGTGGAGAATGTTGGAGACGATAGCAAAGTTATTAATGTAGGAAGGAAAGATAACTTACAGTTAGccaaaaacacaaacacaaatacaACGTTAACCTCAAAGAACGGGAAtgagaaggaggagaaggaggagaatgagcaggagcaggaggagaaggagcAGGAGAAAGAGTTGGCGgtagagaaagagaagaagaaaaaaaggagaaaaagaggaaataaGAAGTCACTTGACCAAGGTAATATAGGGTCTAATCAAAAAACCATTACGCAcaacgaagaagaaaccatATTTAAAGAACTAGACAAAAAATCGTCAGAGAAGCTTCTTGAAAAGGCGGCTTTAATAAACCACTCTACTCCACTTTCGATAACCAAAGAGAAcgaggaagaggaaaagaaagaaaaagaagaggaaaaactTGTAGATACCCAAGAAGAAGCTGCAAATGAAAGCCAACAAGAAGCTAGACAtattttaataaaaaacgATGAAAATTTACAAGATGAAACCAGAaaactaaagaaaaaatccAAGCGAAATAGAAATCGAACAAAGGCCAATTTATTAAATGCGGAATCTAAACACCCTGAGAAGATTGATGAACGCAAAAGCTTGGAAACTTGTGACAATAAGAGCATTTCTTGCAATAAAAACTTTCCAAAACACAAAGATGGCTTTGTCAACAAAGATGTATTTACGGAAGATGATATGCATCCTAGACGCGAGTGTGAAAACTTTTCGAATGAAGCAAAAGGTGCAAGTAACAAGAGGAGGGAGAAGCTACTGGATTTGGTTACTAAAAGAACAGCTCCGGAGACTAATTCTTGCACTAGTGAAGATGACAACTACGCTAAATTGCCAAAACACGACACAGTAGCGGACCCAATTGCCGGCTCGAATAAGATCCTTTCCACTCAGTCAAAACTTAAAAGCAAGAAAGCAAGGAAATTAAAGGTATGTGAAAAAAATCATTCTAGCTAAAAGTAAGAAAGCTATTtcattttgcattttttttttttgtttcgttttttacatacatgtatatgtatagaTATACAGGATGCTTTCAACTACGGTGATGGCTTCCCTGTTTCGTGTTTTTAAATATTTgctattattcttttttttttctcctatATGCATTGTGGCCTGCAAagcctttttattttattttgtcaCTCCTCGATACTAACATACAATGTTTTAGGATTCATGTGAAGAGGTTACCGGTAGCAAGGAAGAGCATGAAATGGAATTTCCAATGCAACTCTTCCCAAAGCTGCAAGACAAGAATGAAATTGTGAAAGAAATAGAG
It includes:
- the LPG20_1 gene encoding aldo-keto reductase super protein, with product MSFQLEYNNLGESGLKIAPLIVGCMTFGSKKWNDWVLEDEEEIFGILKKCYDAGLNTFDTAVVYSNGLSEIILGKFLKKYDIPRENVVILSKCFFYTNTNDVGSNSLKTATLNEAQVVNSRGLSRKHILDAAKASVERLGTYMDVYQIHRYDPTTPNHEIMRALNDVVEAGYTRYIGASSMRAVEFAQLQFVAEKHGWHKFISMQNYYNLLYREEEREMIPFCKNNDISKVGIIPWSPIARGVLARPVGKFSDLNSSRVKSDQTFARVGLDKLSDVDIEIIKRVEKIASDHQESMAGIATAWSLAKGCNPIVGVNSQKRVDDLLRATQIKLSEKEIEYLEESYVPKAYVA
- the LPG20_2 gene encoding aldo-keto reductase super protein; this encodes MSVQLEYSNLGESGLKVAPIIIGCMTFGSKKWYDWVIEDEEEIFGILKKCYDAGLNTFDTADVYSNGLSEIILGKFLKKYDIPRENVVILSKCFFPVSKDDIGSKSFTNPSSKGPEYANSIGLSRKHILDAAKASVERLGTYMDVYQIHRYDPTTPNHEIMRALNDVVEAGYTRYIGASSMRAVEFAQLQFVAEKHGWHKFISMQNYYNLLYREEEREMIPFCKNNDISKVGIIPWSPIARGVLARPVGKPSESHGNRSNNDNYISGLGLNKLSDADVEIVNRVEKLANKHHKSMAGIATAWSLAKGCNPIVGVNSQKRVEDLVTATQIKLTEEEIAYLDEPYVVKAVQS